A genomic region of Zea mays cultivar B73 chromosome 6, Zm-B73-REFERENCE-NAM-5.0, whole genome shotgun sequence contains the following coding sequences:
- the LOC100280495 gene encoding Cysteine--tRNA ligase CPS1 homolog, chloroplastic/mitochondrial isoform 2 (isoform 2 is encoded by transcript variant 2): protein MTEAQSPLSATMAKEAQSSPSATVAQATALPQLVLFNSLTKREEPFQPRVEGKVGMYVCGVTPYDFSHIGHARAYVAFDVLYRYLKFLGYEVEYVRNFTDIDDKIIKRANERGETVTSLSSRFINEFLLDMTELQCLPPTCEPRVTEHIEHIIELITKIMENDKAYAMEGDVYFSVESFPEYLSLSGRKFDQNQAGARVAFDTRKRNPADFALWKAAKEGEPFWDSPWGRGRPGWHIECSAMSAHYLGHLFDIHGGGKDLIFPHHENELAQSRAAYPESEVKCWMHNGFVNKDDKKMAKSDNNFFTIRDITALYHPLALRFFLMRTHYRSDVNHSDQALEIASDRVYYIFQTLYDCEEVLATYREEDVLDRCFMELLKAINSSLNDLKKLQQKIEQQKKKQQQQKKQQQKQQQLQKQPEHYIQALIALEIELKNKLSILGLMPSSSLAEVLKQLKDKALKRAGLTEEKLQEQIEQRNVARKNKQFEISDGIRKNLATKGIALMDEPSGTVWRPCEPEGPHPLNK from the exons ATGACTGAGGCCCAGTCTCCACTATCCGCCACCATGGCGAAGGAGGCCCAGTCGTCGCCGTCCGCCACCGTAGCGCAGGCGACGGCTCTGCCGCAGCTCGTATTATTCAACTCCTTGACGAAGAGGGAGGAGCCCTTCCAGCCCCGGGTGGAGGGGAAGGTAGGGATGTACGTCTGTGGCGTCACTCCCTACGACTTTAGCCACATCGGCCACGCGCGTGCCTACGTCGCCTTCGACGTCCTCTACAG GTACCTGAAATTCTTGGGGTATGAAGTTGAATATGTCCGTAATTTCACGGATATCGACGACAAG ATTATTAAGCGTGCAAATGAACGCGGTGAAACAGTTACAAGTTTGAGTAGCCGGTTTATCAATGAATTTCTTCTTGATATGACTGAGCTCCAGTGTTTACCTCCTACCTGTGAGCCACGTGTAACAGAGCACATTGAGCATATTATAGAGTTGATAACCAAG ATAATGGAGAATGACAAAGCCTATGCTATGGAAGGAGATGTTTACTTTTCAGTCGAAAGTTTTCCTGAATATCTCAGTTTATCTGGAAGAAAATTCGATCAAAATCAGGCAGGGGCACGGGTTGCTTTTGATACACGAAAGCGTAATCCTGCAGACTTTGCACTCTGGAAG GCTGCAAAGGAGGGCGAACCTTTTTGGGATAGCCCTTGGGGCCGTGGAAGACCGGGATGGCATATTGAATGCAGCGCAATGAGTGCTCACTATTTAGGACATCTATTCGATATTCATGGTGGGGGGAAAGATTTGATTTTTCCTCATCATGAGAATGAGCTTGCACAAAGCCGAGCTGCTTATCCTGAGAGTGAGGTGAAGTGCTGGATGCATAATGGCTttgttaacaaggatgataaaaaaATGGCAAAATCAGATAATAACTTTTTCACGATTAGAGAT ATCACTGCTCTTTACCATCCATTGGCTTTAAGATTTTTCTTGATGCGCACTCATTATAGATCAGATGTGAACCATTCTGATCAAGCACTTGAGATTGCATCTGATCGTGTCTATTACATTTTTCAG ACTCTATATGACTGCGAGGAAGTATTAGCTACATATCGTGAAGAGG ATGTTCTGGATCGTTGCTTCATGGAGCTGCTGAAGGCCATAAACAGCAGTTTGAATGATTTGAAG AAACTGCAACAGAAAATAGAACAGCAAAAGAAGaaacagcaacagcagaagaagcagCAACAGAAGCAACAGCAATTGCAAAAACAGCCAGAACATTATATTCAAGCTCTGATTGCACTGGAAATAGAACTTAAAAATAAACTGTCTATACTTGGTCTGATGCCATCTTCATCTTTGGCAGAG GTACTGAAGCAATTGAAGGACAAAGCACTAAAGAGAGCGGGGCTGACTGAAGAAAAATTGCAAGAGCAGATTGAGCAGAGAAACGTTGCAAGGAAGAATAAACAGTTTGAGATATCTGATGGAATCAGGAAAAACCTTGCTACCAAGGGCATCGCCCTGATGGATGAACCTTCTGGTACAGTGTGGAGACCATGCGAACCAGAGGGGCCGCACCCACTCAACAAATGA
- the LOC100280495 gene encoding Cysteine--tRNA ligase CPS1 homolog, chloroplastic/mitochondrial isoform 1 (isoform 1 is encoded by transcript variant 1): protein MTEAQSPLSATMAKEAQSSPSATVAQATALPQLVLFNSLTKREEPFQPRVEGKVGMYVCGVTPYDFSHIGHARAYVAFDVLYRYLKFLGYEVEYVRNFTDIDDKIIKRANERGETVTSLSSRFINEFLLDMTELQCLPPTCEPRVTEHIEHIIELITKIMENDKAYAMEGDVYFSVESFPEYLSLSGRKFDQNQAGARVAFDTRKRNPADFALWKAAKEGEPFWDSPWGRGRPGWHIECSAMSAHYLGHLFDIHGGGKDLIFPHHENELAQSRAAYPESEVKCWMHNGFVNKDDKKMAKSDNNFFTIRDITALYHPLALRFFLMRTHYRSDVNHSDQALEIASDRVYYIFQTLYDCEEVLATYREEGISLSVPFEEQNLIDKHHSEFLKYMSNDLKTTDVLDRCFMELLKAINSSLNDLKKLQQKIEQQKKKQQQQKKQQQKQQQLQKQPEHYIQALIALEIELKNKLSILGLMPSSSLAEVLKQLKDKALKRAGLTEEKLQEQIEQRNVARKNKQFEISDGIRKNLATKGIALMDEPSGTVWRPCEPEGPHPLNK, encoded by the exons ATGACTGAGGCCCAGTCTCCACTATCCGCCACCATGGCGAAGGAGGCCCAGTCGTCGCCGTCCGCCACCGTAGCGCAGGCGACGGCTCTGCCGCAGCTCGTATTATTCAACTCCTTGACGAAGAGGGAGGAGCCCTTCCAGCCCCGGGTGGAGGGGAAGGTAGGGATGTACGTCTGTGGCGTCACTCCCTACGACTTTAGCCACATCGGCCACGCGCGTGCCTACGTCGCCTTCGACGTCCTCTACAG GTACCTGAAATTCTTGGGGTATGAAGTTGAATATGTCCGTAATTTCACGGATATCGACGACAAG ATTATTAAGCGTGCAAATGAACGCGGTGAAACAGTTACAAGTTTGAGTAGCCGGTTTATCAATGAATTTCTTCTTGATATGACTGAGCTCCAGTGTTTACCTCCTACCTGTGAGCCACGTGTAACAGAGCACATTGAGCATATTATAGAGTTGATAACCAAG ATAATGGAGAATGACAAAGCCTATGCTATGGAAGGAGATGTTTACTTTTCAGTCGAAAGTTTTCCTGAATATCTCAGTTTATCTGGAAGAAAATTCGATCAAAATCAGGCAGGGGCACGGGTTGCTTTTGATACACGAAAGCGTAATCCTGCAGACTTTGCACTCTGGAAG GCTGCAAAGGAGGGCGAACCTTTTTGGGATAGCCCTTGGGGCCGTGGAAGACCGGGATGGCATATTGAATGCAGCGCAATGAGTGCTCACTATTTAGGACATCTATTCGATATTCATGGTGGGGGGAAAGATTTGATTTTTCCTCATCATGAGAATGAGCTTGCACAAAGCCGAGCTGCTTATCCTGAGAGTGAGGTGAAGTGCTGGATGCATAATGGCTttgttaacaaggatgataaaaaaATGGCAAAATCAGATAATAACTTTTTCACGATTAGAGAT ATCACTGCTCTTTACCATCCATTGGCTTTAAGATTTTTCTTGATGCGCACTCATTATAGATCAGATGTGAACCATTCTGATCAAGCACTTGAGATTGCATCTGATCGTGTCTATTACATTTTTCAG ACTCTATATGACTGCGAGGAAGTATTAGCTACATATCGTGAAGAGGGTATTTCTCTCTCAGTGCCGTTCGAGGAGCAAAATCTGATTGATAAGCACCATTCAGAATTCTTGAAATATATGTCGAATGATCTTAAAACCACAGATGTTCTGGATCGTTGCTTCATGGAGCTGCTGAAGGCCATAAACAGCAGTTTGAATGATTTGAAG AAACTGCAACAGAAAATAGAACAGCAAAAGAAGaaacagcaacagcagaagaagcagCAACAGAAGCAACAGCAATTGCAAAAACAGCCAGAACATTATATTCAAGCTCTGATTGCACTGGAAATAGAACTTAAAAATAAACTGTCTATACTTGGTCTGATGCCATCTTCATCTTTGGCAGAG GTACTGAAGCAATTGAAGGACAAAGCACTAAAGAGAGCGGGGCTGACTGAAGAAAAATTGCAAGAGCAGATTGAGCAGAGAAACGTTGCAAGGAAGAATAAACAGTTTGAGATATCTGATGGAATCAGGAAAAACCTTGCTACCAAGGGCATCGCCCTGATGGATGAACCTTCTGGTACAGTGTGGAGACCATGCGAACCAGAGGGGCCGCACCCACTCAACAAATGA